The following coding sequences are from one Aliarcobacter skirrowii CCUG 10374 window:
- a CDS encoding heavy metal translocating P-type ATPase has translation MSKIVCNHCHLSFDSSVMIKENDLNFCCGGCQSVYHILKDENLDSFYEKLGNKSIKAPLQISNDDLSKFDSQNFLDNYTSKTKDGFTQIDLILEGIHCAACIWLNEKILYDTKGVIEANINFTTNKARVVFNSDILKLSDIIKKIRAIGYNAYAYDSSVADVQAKKAKQDYFVRMMVAVVCTMNIMMLSVAKYTGFFTGMSNEVKDMIHFAEFILTTPVLFYSGFVFYKGAYYGVKNRMVNMDLLVSTGASLTYLYSLSVMLGAKGESYFDSVAMIITFVLVGKYLEVIGKKSAVDTLDKIKSTLPLEAVVIENGKKETRALNSIKVGDIIELKIGEKVPVDGKIVFGSASFDESSLTGESTPVYKKQDDIIYSGTAILDSLIHFEVTKDFKNSTFSSIVTLLEDSLNSKPKIQTLANKLSRGFSLTILTIAFATFLVWYYFGLDLGFYFENTNQFERSFITAVSVVVIACPCALALATPMASLVGISQLAKKSLLLKEAKYIETIANANIVVFDKTGTLTKGELKVENSQIFSEDKNILNLLYSLLDSSNHPVSLAVKKYLEKNYSLEKLTLEDVKNIEAKGLSAKYKDLSLLGGNIELQKEFGIDIDFTTFKTIYSFSVDKKIVAIFELSDEIKDDAKELIDYLKSKNIKSVMLTGDNGFVAKEVANELKIDEFYFNQTPQNKADFIKKLKDDEKIVVMVGDGVNDSVALASSDVAIAMGNSADVSMLVSDIVILNSKLKALEDTFKISKKTYKHIKQNLAFSLIYNSVTIPLAMAGYVIPLVAALSMSLSSLVVIFNSLRIKLKDKND, from the coding sequence TTGTCAAAAATAGTATGTAATCATTGTCATTTATCATTTGATAGTAGTGTAATGATAAAAGAGAATGATTTAAATTTTTGTTGCGGTGGTTGTCAAAGTGTTTATCATATTTTAAAAGATGAAAATCTTGACTCTTTTTATGAAAAGCTTGGAAATAAGAGCATAAAAGCTCCTCTTCAAATCTCTAATGATGATTTATCAAAATTTGACTCTCAAAATTTTTTAGATAACTACACATCAAAAACAAAAGATGGTTTTACTCAAATTGATTTAATACTTGAAGGAATTCATTGTGCTGCTTGTATTTGGTTAAATGAGAAGATTTTGTATGATACAAAAGGTGTTATTGAAGCAAATATCAATTTTACAACAAATAAGGCTAGAGTTGTTTTTAATAGTGATATTTTAAAGCTATCAGATATTATAAAAAAGATTAGAGCAATTGGTTACAACGCTTATGCTTATGATTCAAGTGTGGCTGATGTTCAGGCAAAAAAAGCGAAACAAGACTATTTTGTAAGAATGATGGTAGCTGTTGTTTGTACTATGAATATTATGATGCTAAGTGTTGCAAAATATACAGGCTTTTTTACAGGAATGAGCAATGAAGTAAAAGATATGATTCATTTTGCTGAGTTTATTCTAACAACTCCAGTTTTGTTTTATAGTGGGTTTGTTTTTTATAAAGGTGCTTATTATGGAGTAAAAAACCGTATGGTAAATATGGATTTACTTGTAAGTACAGGTGCATCTTTAACCTATCTTTACTCACTTAGTGTGATGCTTGGAGCAAAGGGTGAGAGCTATTTTGATTCAGTTGCTATGATTATAACTTTTGTTTTGGTTGGAAAATATCTTGAAGTTATTGGAAAAAAATCAGCAGTTGATACACTTGATAAAATAAAATCAACTCTACCTTTAGAAGCTGTTGTAATAGAGAATGGGAAAAAAGAGACAAGAGCTTTAAACTCTATAAAAGTTGGAGATATTATTGAACTTAAAATTGGAGAGAAAGTTCCAGTTGATGGAAAAATTGTATTTGGAAGTGCATCATTTGATGAGTCAAGTTTAACAGGAGAATCAACTCCTGTTTATAAAAAACAAGATGATATTATATATAGTGGAACTGCTATTTTAGACTCTTTAATTCATTTTGAAGTTACAAAAGATTTTAAAAACTCTACTTTTTCATCAATTGTAACTTTACTTGAAGATTCACTAAATTCAAAACCAAAAATCCAAACTTTGGCAAATAAGCTATCAAGAGGGTTTAGTTTAACAATTCTTACTATTGCATTTGCTACTTTTTTGGTTTGGTACTATTTTGGTCTTGATTTAGGTTTTTACTTTGAAAATACAAATCAATTTGAAAGATCATTTATAACAGCTGTTTCAGTTGTTGTAATTGCTTGTCCTTGTGCTTTAGCACTTGCAACTCCAATGGCAAGTTTGGTTGGAATTTCACAATTAGCAAAAAAATCTTTGCTTTTAAAAGAGGCTAAATATATTGAGACAATTGCAAATGCAAATATTGTAGTTTTTGATAAAACAGGAACACTTACAAAAGGTGAGCTAAAAGTAGAAAATTCACAAATTTTTAGTGAAGATAAAAATATCTTAAATCTTTTATATTCACTTTTAGATAGTTCAAATCATCCAGTAAGCCTTGCAGTTAAAAAATATTTAGAAAAAAATTACTCTTTAGAGAAATTAACTTTAGAAGATGTAAAAAATATTGAAGCAAAAGGTTTAAGTGCAAAATATAAAGATTTATCTCTTTTGGGTGGAAATATAGAGCTTCAAAAAGAGTTTGGAATTGATATTGATTTTACAACTTTTAAAACTATATACTCTTTTTCAGTAGATAAAAAAATAGTTGCTATTTTTGAATTAAGTGATGAGATAAAAGATGATGCAAAAGAGCTAATAGATTATTTAAAGAGTAAAAATATAAAAAGTGTAATGCTAACTGGAGATAATGGTTTTGTTGCAAAAGAGGTTGCAAATGAGCTTAAAATAGATGAGTTCTATTTTAATCAAACTCCACAAAATAAAGCAGATTTTATCAAAAAACTAAAAGATGATGAAAAAATTGTTGTAATGGTTGGGGATGGAGTTAATGATAGTGTTGCACTAGCTTCAAGTGATGTTGCAATTGCTATGGGAAATTCAGCTGATGTTTCAATGCTTGTATCTGATATTGTGATTTTAAATTCAAAATTAAAAGCACTAGAAGATACTTTTAAAATATCAAAAAAGACATATAAACATATTAAACAGAATTTGGCTTTTTCACTTATTTATAACTCTGTAACAATTCCTTTAGCAATGGCTGGATATGTTATTCCTCTTGTAGCAGCTCTTTCAATGAGTTTAAGCTCACTTGTAGTTATTTTTAACTCACTAAGAATTAAATTAAAGGATAAAAATGATTGA
- the hisA gene encoding 1-(5-phosphoribosyl)-5-[(5-phosphoribosylamino)methylideneamino]imidazole-4-carboxamide isomerase, translating to MDILPAIDLKDGKAVRLSKGLMDSAKIYSDEPWMVAKRFEELGSKWVHIVDLNGAFEGKPANLEQIKKIRENCNLKIELGGGIRDEKTIQMYLKLGVDRLILGSIAVKDPQFVKDMAKKYPIAVGIDAINGMVAVEGWAEVSTMKATSLAKEFANAGVEAIICTDISKDGMLCGVNVEFTQDIALASNVYTIASGGVKDIEDIKNCKANGNIGGVIVGKAFYEGTLDLEEAFKIL from the coding sequence ATGGATATATTACCAGCGATTGATTTAAAAGATGGAAAGGCTGTAAGACTTAGCAAAGGGCTTATGGATAGTGCAAAAATCTACTCAGATGAACCATGGATGGTAGCAAAAAGATTTGAAGAGTTAGGAAGTAAGTGGGTTCATATTGTTGATTTAAATGGAGCATTTGAAGGAAAACCAGCCAACTTAGAGCAGATTAAAAAAATTAGAGAGAACTGTAATTTAAAAATTGAACTTGGTGGCGGAATAAGAGATGAAAAAACTATTCAGATGTATTTAAAACTTGGAGTTGATAGATTAATTCTTGGCTCAATCGCTGTTAAAGATCCACAATTTGTAAAAGATATGGCAAAAAAATATCCAATCGCTGTTGGAATTGATGCAATAAATGGAATGGTTGCAGTTGAGGGTTGGGCAGAAGTTTCAACAATGAAAGCTACCTCTTTAGCAAAAGAGTTTGCAAATGCTGGAGTTGAAGCAATTATTTGTACAGATATAAGCAAAGATGGTATGCTTTGTGGAGTTAATGTTGAATTTACGCAAGATATTGCACTTGCTAGCAATGTTTACACAATTGCAAGTGGTGGAGTTAAAGATATTGAAGATATCAAAAACTGTAAAGCAAATGGAAATATTGGTGGAGTAATTGTTGGAAAAGCATTTTATGAAGGTACTTTAGATTTAGAAGAGGCTTTTAAAATTCTTTAA
- a CDS encoding EAL domain-containing response regulator codes for MNKDIDRLKNVNVLYAEDEKELRDITSEFLKSFTKTQYVASNGEEGFNLFLEHQDSIDLIITDINMPILSGMDMIKKIKEINPKIPIIIATAFSNKEYLLEAINIGVDKYVLKPIDISKLLQAMLQSLNYHELKDLYTDNLTKLANKNRLQKDLKYSNNDLLALLDIDEFLATNDLFGEKIGDKILIEFASKMRNYFSSKDFSLYRIESDKFAVSPKNTIDIDTFFVICRDFLDTIESDAFLIDDNEIDVNVTIGIAKGDGEQAYKYTKRIINYARKKFQKIMIYEDSYNIHKSFEQNIMWIKLLKQGFKENLLKAFFQPIVDTKTKEVLKYEALIRYISLDGKVHGPYEFLEVAKKTRLYQNIVKVILDDSLKLIKEKKKKVSINISYVDLIDDKTKKYIYDFLEKNREFVNNLEFELLESEEIIDFNIIKDFITNVSKYSCKVGIDDFGAGYSNFHILSKLDISFVKIDGSLIKDIHNSKELEIIVRTIASIAKDFHIKTIAEFVATENIYEKVKALNIDYSQGYYFDKPLTFEEIV; via the coding sequence ATGAACAAAGATATAGATAGGCTAAAAAATGTTAATGTACTTTATGCTGAAGATGAGAAAGAGTTAAGAGATATTACATCTGAATTCTTAAAATCATTTACAAAAACGCAATATGTTGCTTCAAATGGAGAAGAGGGATTTAATCTATTTTTAGAGCATCAAGATAGTATTGATTTAATAATAACCGATATAAATATGCCTATTTTATCAGGTATGGATATGATTAAAAAAATTAAAGAGATAAATCCTAAAATTCCAATTATTATAGCAACTGCATTTTCAAATAAAGAGTATTTACTTGAAGCCATAAATATTGGTGTTGATAAATATGTTCTTAAACCAATTGATATATCAAAACTTCTTCAAGCAATGCTTCAATCCTTAAATTATCATGAGTTAAAAGATTTATATACAGATAATCTTACAAAACTTGCAAATAAAAATAGACTTCAAAAAGATTTAAAATACTCAAACAATGATCTATTAGCACTATTGGATATTGATGAGTTTTTAGCAACAAATGATCTATTTGGTGAAAAAATTGGAGATAAAATTTTAATTGAATTTGCATCAAAAATGAGAAACTATTTTAGTTCAAAAGATTTTTCTCTTTATAGAATTGAGTCAGATAAATTTGCCGTAAGTCCAAAAAATACTATTGATATAGATACTTTTTTTGTAATCTGTAGAGATTTTCTAGATACGATTGAAAGTGATGCTTTTTTAATTGATGATAATGAGATTGATGTAAATGTTACAATTGGTATTGCAAAAGGTGATGGAGAACAAGCTTATAAATATACAAAAAGAATTATAAACTATGCTAGAAAAAAATTCCAAAAAATTATGATTTATGAGGATTCATATAATATTCATAAATCTTTTGAGCAAAATATTATGTGGATAAAACTTTTAAAACAAGGTTTTAAAGAGAACTTATTAAAAGCATTTTTTCAACCTATTGTTGATACAAAAACTAAAGAAGTTTTAAAATATGAAGCACTTATTAGATACATAAGTCTTGATGGAAAAGTTCACGGTCCTTATGAGTTTTTAGAAGTTGCAAAAAAAACTAGACTTTATCAAAATATTGTAAAAGTTATTTTAGATGACTCTTTAAAACTAATAAAAGAGAAAAAGAAAAAAGTATCTATAAATATCTCTTATGTAGATTTAATAGATGATAAAACAAAAAAATATATTTATGACTTTTTAGAAAAAAACAGAGAGTTTGTAAACAATCTTGAGTTTGAACTATTGGAGAGTGAAGAGATTATAGATTTTAATATCATAAAAGATTTTATTACAAATGTATCTAAATATAGTTGTAAAGTTGGTATTGATGATTTTGGTGCTGGCTACTCAAATTTTCATATTTTATCAAAGTTAGATATTAGTTTTGTAAAAATAGATGGCTCATTAATAAAAGATATTCACAACTCAAAAGAGCTTGAGATAATTGTAAGAACAATCGCAAGTATTGCTAAGGATTTTCATATAAAAACAATTGCTGAGTTTGTAGCAACTGAAAATATTTATGAAAAAGTTAAGGCTCTAAATATAGACTACTCTCAAGGTTACTATTTTGACAAGCCTTTAACATTTGAAGAGATAGTTTAG
- the gmk gene encoding guanylate kinase — MNELRGAVLIVSGPSGCGKSTLLKEVIKNIPNLYFSISTTTREPREAEEDGIDYFFVSKEKFEEDIKDANFLEYAKVHDNYYGTSLKPVIEALNAGKLVIFDIDVQGHKIIRKKLQNLITSVFITTPTKKILEQRLIARATDSEDSINKRVENARVEMEEFLDYDYLIVNENLNEAKKQILAIATAARVKSKLYSKDEIVNSWLEA, encoded by the coding sequence ATGAATGAACTAAGAGGTGCGGTATTAATTGTTTCAGGACCTAGTGGTTGTGGAAAATCTACTCTATTAAAAGAAGTTATAAAAAATATTCCAAATCTATATTTTTCTATCTCTACAACAACAAGAGAGCCAAGAGAAGCAGAAGAAGATGGAATTGATTACTTTTTTGTAAGTAAAGAGAAGTTTGAAGAGGATATAAAAGATGCAAACTTTTTAGAGTATGCAAAAGTTCATGACAACTATTATGGGACTTCACTTAAACCAGTAATTGAAGCCTTAAATGCTGGAAAATTAGTTATATTTGATATTGATGTTCAAGGGCACAAAATTATAAGAAAAAAACTTCAAAATCTAATAACTTCTGTATTTATTACAACTCCAACAAAAAAGATATTAGAACAAAGATTAATTGCAAGAGCAACTGATAGTGAAGATAGTATTAATAAAAGAGTTGAAAATGCAAGAGTTGAGATGGAGGAGTTTTTAGATTATGATTATTTAATTGTAAATGAAAACTTAAATGAGGCAAAAAAACAGATTTTGGCTATTGCAACAGCTGCAAGAGTAAAGTCAAAACTATATTCAAAAGATGAGATAGTAAATAGTTGGCTAGAAGCCTAA
- the hisH gene encoding imidazole glycerol phosphate synthase subunit HisH: MLGIIDYNMGNLASVYNACSKFTKDLKIVKNADDLKNLDKIILPGVGAYKDAMQHLENSGLKDAILDFANSKKPLLGICLGMQLLFESSEEFGYTKGLGLIEGKVVKFDKSKMSSDLKIPHMGWNKTVNKDNPLFKNLQNPYLYFVHSYHVVTDDKYTIATTNYGYDFVSAVNKDNIFGFQPHPEKSHNNGLKILENFINL, translated from the coding sequence ATGTTAGGAATAATAGACTACAATATGGGAAATCTGGCAAGTGTTTATAACGCTTGTTCAAAATTTACAAAAGATTTAAAAATTGTAAAAAATGCAGATGATTTAAAAAATTTAGACAAAATAATACTACCAGGAGTTGGAGCATATAAAGATGCTATGCAACATTTAGAAAATAGTGGCTTAAAAGATGCTATTTTAGATTTTGCAAATAGTAAAAAACCACTTCTTGGAATTTGCCTTGGAATGCAACTTTTGTTTGAAAGCTCTGAAGAGTTTGGATATACAAAAGGTTTAGGATTAATTGAAGGAAAAGTTGTGAAATTTGATAAATCAAAGATGAGTAGTGATTTAAAAATTCCACATATGGGATGGAATAAAACAGTAAATAAAGATAATCCACTTTTTAAAAATCTACAAAACCCATATTTATATTTTGTACACTCTTATCATGTCGTTACAGATGATAAATATACAATAGCAACAACAAATTATGGATATGATTTTGTAAGTGCTGTAAACAAAGATAATATTTTTGGATTTCAACCTCATCCTGAAAAGTCTCATAATAATGGACTTAAAATATTAGAAAACTTTATAAATTTATAA
- the ccoS gene encoding cbb3-type cytochrome oxidase assembly protein CcoS, translated as MIDDTLFFMLIVGLIISAGMLLLFIWAAKNGQFDDANKITSGLLFDSVDDLNDAIKKEQAIKDAKKDSLEKEKEQKKEDK; from the coding sequence ATGATTGATGATACACTATTTTTTATGTTAATTGTGGGACTTATAATCTCAGCTGGAATGTTACTTTTGTTTATTTGGGCAGCAAAAAATGGTCAATTTGATGATGCAAATAAAATTACAAGTGGTTTACTTTTTGATAGTGTTGATGATTTAAATGATGCTATAAAAAAAGAGCAAGCTATTAAAGATGCAAAAAAAGATAGCTTAGAGAAAGAAAAAGAGCAAAAAAAAGAGGATAAGTAA
- a CDS encoding ATP-binding cassette domain-containing protein codes for MDSFVLEIKNLKFAYKKGNYIFSNFNLNLKKGELVTIIGKSGSGKSTLFELILGNLKQEFGEIKKSKTAIIFQDPFSSFHPTYTIYEQIKDVLNRDFKDELDRILPKLSLDIEFLYKKPYELSGGQLQRCSILRAILLKPELLLVDEPTSALDNIIAYETMKLIVELLDSCAVLLVTHDLDMAKWCSNKIIRLEDEK; via the coding sequence TTGGATAGTTTTGTGTTAGAGATAAAAAATCTAAAATTTGCTTACAAAAAAGGTAACTATATATTTTCAAACTTTAATTTAAATCTAAAAAAAGGTGAACTTGTAACAATAATTGGAAAGAGTGGTAGTGGAAAATCAACACTTTTTGAACTTATTTTAGGAAATTTAAAACAGGAGTTTGGAGAGATAAAAAAGAGCAAAACAGCTATTATATTTCAAGATCCTTTTTCATCTTTTCATCCAACATATACTATTTATGAGCAGATAAAAGATGTTTTAAATAGAGATTTTAAAGATGAACTTGATAGGATTTTGCCAAAATTAAGTTTAGATATTGAGTTTTTATATAAAAAACCGTATGAGTTAAGTGGTGGTCAACTTCAAAGATGCTCTATTTTAAGAGCAATTCTTTTAAAGCCAGAGCTTCTTTTAGTTGATGAGCCAACATCAGCACTTGACAATATAATAGCTTATGAGACAATGAAGTTAATAGTTGAACTTCTTGATTCTTGTGCTGTTTTATTGGTGACTCACGATTTAGATATGGCAAAATGGTGTAGTAATAAAATTATAAGGTTGGAAGATGAAAAATAG
- a CDS encoding ABC transporter ATP-binding protein, whose protein sequence is MSEKKSNKTLNSSLLLKASNIEHNFDYPLFKNINLDIKEKESIAIIGSSGSGKSTLLNILSSLLKPTSGTVVFKNKDIYSLKQDKLLKIRREDFGIVFQAHYLFRGFSAIENLQIATLLSKEKIDNRLLEQLDIAHVLNQGVGELSGGQQQRLSIARILMKKPNIIFADEPTGNLDKKTANIVMNTLFEYIKNNNAALVLVTHEDDLAFKCDRVFKLEDLSLKEILK, encoded by the coding sequence GTGAGTGAAAAAAAATCTAATAAAACACTCAACTCCTCTTTACTTCTAAAAGCTTCAAATATTGAACACAATTTTGATTATCCACTTTTTAAAAATATAAATTTAGATATAAAAGAGAAAGAGTCAATAGCAATTATTGGAAGTAGTGGTAGTGGAAAATCAACTCTTTTAAATATATTATCTTCACTTTTAAAGCCAACATCTGGAACTGTTGTTTTTAAAAATAAAGATATATACTCTTTAAAGCAAGATAAGCTTTTAAAAATAAGAAGAGAAGATTTTGGAATAGTTTTTCAAGCACACTATTTATTTAGAGGATTTAGTGCAATTGAGAATCTTCAAATAGCAACACTATTAAGCAAAGAGAAGATTGACAATAGACTTTTAGAGCAGTTAGATATAGCTCATGTTTTAAATCAAGGTGTTGGAGAGCTTAGTGGTGGACAGCAACAAAGATTATCTATTGCTAGAATTTTAATGAAAAAACCAAATATAATATTTGCAGATGAACCAACGGGAAATTTAGATAAAAAAACTGCAAATATAGTTATGAATACACTTTTTGAATATATAAAAAATAATAATGCGGCACTTGTTTTAGTTACTCATGAAGATGATTTAGCTTTCAAGTGTGATAGAGTTTTTAAGTTGGAGGATTTAAGCTTGAAGGAGATTTTAAAATGA
- a CDS encoding c-type cytochrome yields MKKIILTTIALSAFAFAAAPASYATCKACHGVKGEINVTTQSKSFVPANQTKENIVKALNGYKDGSYGGPMKALMKGYATRLSDADIKELAEYMGK; encoded by the coding sequence ATGAAAAAAATCATTCTAACAACTATTGCTTTATCAGCATTTGCTTTTGCAGCTGCACCAGCATCTTATGCTACATGTAAAGCATGTCATGGAGTTAAAGGTGAAATAAATGTAACTACTCAAAGTAAATCGTTTGTTCCAGCTAACCAAACTAAAGAAAATATAGTAAAAGCTTTAAATGGTTATAAAGATGGATCTTATGGTGGTCCTATGAAAGCACTTATGAAAGGTTATGCAACAAGATTAAGTGATGCTGATATTAAAGAGTTAGCTGAATATATGGGAAAATAA
- the hemH gene encoding ferrochelatase, producing the protein MKNSNKALVLLNMGGARSKDELKMFLTNMFNDENILTVKSALLRKMIAFFIVTKRLNSAWKNYEEIGNASPINSLTEKLVEKCNEKIDGYTTYQVMRYTPPFAKDVVEKLKEDGISEVFLLPLYPQYSTTTTKSSMEDFLKYAKNSFKIKTINDFYKNDKFNNCIVNEIERNMQEGVKYNLIFSAHGLPQKIVDNGDPYQKQMIEHVEILSKKLKEKNIDFKSINLAYQSKVGPLKWLEPSLEDMLKNFENDNVIIYPLSFIVDNSETDFELDIEYREVADEIGILEYKVCKCVNDGDDFIEAIKDNIS; encoded by the coding sequence ATGAAAAATAGTAACAAAGCTTTAGTTTTACTAAATATGGGTGGGGCTAGAAGCAAAGATGAATTAAAAATGTTTTTAACAAATATGTTTAATGATGAGAATATTTTAACAGTTAAAAGCGCACTTCTTAGAAAAATGATAGCTTTTTTTATAGTAACAAAGAGATTAAATAGTGCTTGGAAAAACTATGAGGAGATTGGAAATGCATCTCCAATTAATTCTTTAACAGAAAAGTTAGTAGAAAAGTGTAACGAGAAAATAGATGGATATACAACATATCAAGTTATGAGATATACTCCACCTTTTGCAAAAGATGTTGTTGAGAAGTTAAAAGAGGATGGAATAAGTGAAGTTTTTTTACTTCCACTTTATCCGCAATACTCTACAACAACTACAAAATCTTCAATGGAAGATTTTTTAAAATATGCAAAAAATAGTTTTAAAATCAAAACTATAAATGATTTTTATAAAAATGATAAATTTAACAACTGCATTGTAAATGAGATAGAGAGAAATATGCAAGAAGGTGTTAAATACAATCTTATTTTCTCAGCTCATGGACTTCCTCAAAAAATTGTTGATAATGGTGACCCATACCAAAAACAGATGATTGAACATGTTGAGATTTTAAGTAAAAAATTAAAAGAAAAAAATATAGATTTTAAATCTATAAATCTTGCTTATCAATCAAAAGTTGGACCACTAAAATGGCTTGAACCTTCACTTGAAGATATGTTAAAAAACTTTGAAAATGATAATGTAATTATCTATCCACTATCATTTATTGTGGATAACTCTGAAACAGATTTTGAACTTGATATTGAATATAGAGAAGTTGCCGATGAGATTGGAATACTTGAGTATAAAGTTTGTAAGTGTGTAAATGATGGAGATGATTTTATAGAGGCTATAAAAGATAATATAAGCTAG
- the tsf gene encoding translation elongation factor Ts, which yields MAAVTPQLIKELRELTGAGMMDCKNALNETGGDLDKAVQALREAGLGKAAKKAGNVAAEGLVAIEINSDNTKAVILELNAQTDFVAKNENFVNLTKEITSHALNNGIKDAQTLNSSTINGQEFSTFLAEKIATIGENLVARKLECVEGQVVNGYVHVTGRTGVVLAASCDAGVKDKATALLRNIAMHASAMKPTVISYKDLDPAFVESENRAIRAEIEAENEELVRLKKPLKKIPEFVSRSQLTEEAIALAKARFEDELRAAGKPEKIWANIIPGQIERYITDNTQLDGRFALLSQAYVMNDKQTVEQAIAEVDQSIKITSYVRFELGEGIEKKEEDFAAEVAKQMGK from the coding sequence ATGGCAGCAGTTACACCACAATTAATTAAAGAGTTAAGAGAGTTAACTGGTGCTGGTATGATGGATTGTAAAAATGCTTTAAATGAGACTGGTGGAGATTTAGATAAAGCTGTTCAAGCTTTAAGAGAGGCTGGTCTTGGAAAAGCTGCTAAAAAAGCTGGAAATGTTGCTGCTGAAGGTTTAGTTGCTATTGAAATTAATAGTGACAATACAAAAGCTGTAATTTTAGAGCTTAACGCACAAACAGATTTCGTTGCAAAAAATGAAAACTTTGTAAATCTTACAAAAGAGATTACATCTCATGCTTTAAATAACGGAATTAAAGATGCACAAACTTTAAATAGCTCAACAATAAATGGGCAAGAGTTTTCAACATTTTTAGCTGAAAAAATTGCAACAATTGGTGAAAACTTAGTTGCTAGAAAATTAGAGTGTGTTGAAGGTCAAGTTGTAAATGGTTATGTTCATGTAACTGGAAGAACAGGTGTTGTTTTAGCTGCTTCTTGTGATGCTGGTGTTAAAGATAAAGCAACTGCACTTTTAAGAAACATTGCTATGCATGCATCTGCTATGAAACCAACTGTTATTTCATATAAAGATTTAGATCCAGCTTTTGTTGAATCTGAAAACAGAGCAATTAGAGCTGAGATTGAAGCTGAAAATGAAGAGTTAGTAAGATTGAAAAAACCTCTTAAAAAGATTCCAGAGTTTGTTTCTAGATCTCAATTAACTGAAGAAGCTATTGCACTAGCAAAAGCAAGATTTGAAGATGAGTTAAGAGCTGCTGGAAAACCTGAAAAAATTTGGGCAAATATTATTCCTGGACAAATTGAGAGATATATCACTGATAACACTCAATTAGATGGAAGATTTGCACTTTTATCTCAAGCTTATGTAATGAATGATAAACAAACTGTTGAGCAAGCAATTGCTGAAGTTGATCAATCAATTAAAATTACATCTTATGTTAGATTTGAACTTGGTGAAGGAATCGAGAAAAAAGAAGAAGATTTCGCAGCTGAAGTTGCAAAACAAATGGGAAAATAG